Proteins encoded by one window of Pseudomonas coleopterorum:
- a CDS encoding sugar phosphate isomerase/epimerase family protein codes for MTHRILSLAALTVLELSPPEMVEVAARAGYSHVGLRTEPATVEEHHYPLLRDKALQRQTAARLRDTGIKVLDIEILRLKPLTRVADFEAHLALGAEFGASELLVAGNDPDVQRASDNLAQLCDLARPYGIHPHLEFMPWTDCPDLASARVMLDKAGRDNACILVDAFHFDRSNSRLEDLQMLPPQRLRYAQLCDVAGPRPDDMAEILRQARQERRFPGDGDCDLVGLLRALPEDVPLSLEIPTARLLEQGVSAYERARMALEKTQALLAGI; via the coding sequence ATGACCCACCGCATCCTGTCTCTGGCCGCCTTGACCGTGCTCGAGCTTTCGCCTCCCGAGATGGTCGAGGTCGCTGCCCGCGCCGGCTACAGCCACGTTGGCCTGCGCACCGAACCGGCCACGGTCGAGGAGCATCACTATCCGTTGCTGCGCGACAAGGCGCTGCAACGCCAGACGGCTGCACGTTTGCGTGATACCGGCATCAAGGTGCTGGACATCGAAATCCTGCGGCTGAAACCGCTGACCCGTGTGGCGGATTTCGAAGCTCATCTGGCGTTGGGCGCCGAGTTCGGTGCCAGTGAATTGCTGGTGGCGGGTAACGATCCAGACGTGCAGCGAGCCAGCGACAACCTGGCCCAGCTATGCGACCTTGCGCGGCCCTATGGCATCCATCCGCACCTGGAGTTCATGCCTTGGACCGACTGCCCGGATCTGGCCAGCGCGAGGGTGATGCTCGACAAGGCCGGTCGCGACAATGCCTGCATCCTGGTCGACGCTTTTCATTTCGACCGCTCCAACTCGCGACTCGAAGACCTGCAGATGCTGCCACCGCAACGCTTGCGCTATGCCCAGCTGTGCGACGTGGCCGGTCCGCGCCCCGATGACATGGCCGAGATCCTGCGTCAGGCCCGCCAGGAGCGCCGTTTTCCGGGAGACGGTGATTGCGACCTGGTTGGCTTGCTGCGAGCGCTGCCCGAGGATGTTCCGCTGAGCCTGGAGATACCCACGGCGCGGCTGTTGGAGCAGGGGGTGAGCGCTTATGAGAGGGCCCGGATGGCCCTCGAGAAAACCCAGGCTTTACTGGCTGGGATCTAG
- a CDS encoding Gfo/Idh/MocA family protein: MISPLRIALIGAGNMGRQHYQHLQQMDGAQLCAIADPGPQAAAFAAECAVPHFTDHRQMLAQVAPEAVIVANPNAQHVRTALDCLAAGVPVLVEKPVGVDLDEVAELVAASSASGVPVLVGHHRRHNPMISRARQVVQSGVLGRLTTVTALWQLQKPDSYFDIAWRREPGAGMLLTNLIHDLDLLRYLCGEVRQVQAFGSNGIRGFGNEDSVAVLLQFENGALGTLTGSDGVAAPWSWELGSGENPVYPRQADQPCYLLAGTAGALSVPQLTRWHYAEPGAGWHEPLQQVQETFAPAEALRVQLEHFIEVARGQVEPLVSVVDAARTLALVDAIGDAIRTGRACAPRALGQAG, translated from the coding sequence GTGATCTCCCCACTGCGAATCGCCCTGATTGGTGCTGGCAACATGGGCCGCCAGCATTACCAGCATCTGCAACAGATGGACGGCGCCCAGCTCTGCGCCATCGCCGACCCAGGCCCTCAGGCAGCCGCCTTTGCCGCTGAATGCGCAGTGCCGCATTTCACCGATCATCGGCAGATGCTGGCGCAGGTGGCGCCCGAGGCCGTCATCGTCGCCAACCCCAATGCCCAGCATGTGCGTACGGCTCTGGACTGTCTGGCGGCCGGTGTCCCCGTGTTGGTGGAAAAGCCGGTGGGGGTCGATCTGGACGAAGTGGCCGAGCTGGTGGCCGCCAGCTCGGCCAGCGGTGTGCCGGTCCTGGTCGGTCATCATCGGCGGCACAACCCGATGATCAGCCGCGCCCGGCAAGTGGTGCAAAGCGGCGTGCTCGGTCGGCTGACCACGGTGACGGCGCTGTGGCAGTTGCAGAAGCCCGACAGTTACTTCGACATCGCCTGGCGTCGCGAGCCGGGGGCAGGGATGCTGCTGACCAACCTGATTCATGACCTGGATCTGCTGCGCTACCTGTGCGGCGAAGTCCGCCAGGTGCAGGCCTTCGGCAGCAATGGCATTCGCGGCTTCGGCAACGAAGACAGTGTGGCGGTGTTGCTGCAGTTCGAAAACGGTGCGCTGGGCACCTTGACCGGTTCCGATGGGGTCGCCGCGCCTTGGAGCTGGGAGCTCGGCTCGGGCGAGAACCCGGTCTATCCACGTCAGGCCGATCAGCCGTGCTACCTGCTGGCAGGCACGGCCGGTGCGCTGAGCGTGCCGCAACTGACGCGTTGGCATTACGCCGAACCGGGCGCGGGCTGGCATGAGCCCTTGCAGCAGGTGCAGGAGACCTTCGCGCCTGCTGAAGCGTTGCGCGTGCAGCTTGAGCATTTCATCGAGGTCGCGCGCGGGCAGGTCGAACCGCTGGTGAGTGTGGTGGATGCTGCGCGAACCCTGGCGTTGGTCGACGCCATCGGGGACGCGATTCGCACCGGGCGCGCCTGTGCACCCCGCGCGTTGGGCCAGGCCGGTTAG
- a CDS encoding IclR family transcriptional regulator — MAGSQIERALSLLESLTNEPRGQALQTLAEQLGMPKSAAHRMLSELGRLGYVRQNAETLRYHLSTKLVALGFQYLSGSGADIVQPILDRLAQDTGELVRLGVIEGDRQTWIAKSQGARSGLRYDPEMGRDAPLFYTASGHAWLATLSDAKALALVEQQGIASRDDFGPNAPRSNADLLERLRVAREAGYAWVVESSALGTSALAAVIRHPRDAHVVGVLSVAGPSARLSEPRMHELATGLLAAAQELSQVSVASELFS; from the coding sequence ATGGCCGGCAGTCAGATCGAACGGGCGCTCAGCCTGCTTGAGAGCCTTACCAACGAGCCTCGCGGCCAAGCCCTGCAAACCCTTGCCGAGCAGTTGGGCATGCCCAAGAGTGCAGCCCATCGCATGCTGTCCGAACTGGGCCGGCTGGGGTATGTGCGGCAGAACGCCGAGACCTTGCGCTATCACTTGTCGACCAAGCTGGTCGCGCTGGGCTTTCAGTACCTGTCGGGCAGCGGCGCCGACATCGTTCAGCCGATCCTCGACCGGCTGGCCCAGGACACCGGCGAGCTGGTGCGCCTCGGCGTGATCGAAGGCGACCGGCAAACCTGGATCGCCAAATCCCAGGGCGCCCGTTCCGGCTTGCGCTACGACCCGGAAATGGGTCGCGATGCGCCCCTGTTCTACACCGCCTCCGGACATGCCTGGCTGGCCACCCTCAGTGATGCCAAGGCATTGGCGCTGGTGGAGCAGCAAGGCATTGCCAGCCGTGATGATTTCGGACCGAACGCGCCGCGTTCCAACGCCGATCTGCTCGAACGCCTGCGGGTGGCTCGTGAGGCCGGTTATGCCTGGGTGGTCGAAAGTTCGGCGTTGGGCACGTCGGCCCTGGCTGCCGTGATCCGCCATCCGCGCGACGCTCATGTGGTGGGTGTACTGAGCGTCGCCGGGCCCAGCGCGCGCCTGTCCGAACCGCGCATGCATGAATTGGCCACGGGTTTGCTGGCTGCTGCGCAGGAGTTGTCTCAGGTCAGCGTGGCGTCGGAGCTGTTCAGCTGA
- a CDS encoding FAD-dependent oxidoreductase, with translation MPAPDCVTTPVECDVLVIGSGAAGLATAVTAAYHGLRVIVVEKDSTFGGATAWSGGWMWVPRNPLARRAGIDEDPALPRTYLQHELGAHFDPARVDAFLEAAPKMVAFFEKHTRLQFADGNAIADIHGDTPGAGTGGRSVIAAPYDARELGTKLLKRLRTTMRETSFLGMPIMAGADLSAFLTLTRSWRSLLHVSQRVSRHLLDLAWHGRAMQLRNGVALVARLAKSADDLGLLLWESAPVRRLSMQGSQVCGAVVETARGEVVIHARKAVMLATGGFANDIERRRTLFPRTPTGHEHLALPPQGVNGDGLRLGETAGGEVATDLASAAAWCPVSRVPYPDGSVGHFPHIIERAKPGIIGVLANGKRFVNEADGYYDYVKAMVEHAPGSEVASWLICSHRFQRRYGLGISRPFPLPIKPHLDSGYLKVGDTLEALADACGIDPQGLRRTVADFNRHARLGQDPAFGRGGSAYNRKQGDALHQPNPCVAPIEQGPFYAVKVEAGSFGTFAGLKTNEHAQVLDRQGLPIAGLYAAGSDMASIMGGHYPAGGINLGPAATFGYIAARHMAGATHDE, from the coding sequence ATGCCTGCGCCCGACTGCGTAACGACCCCGGTGGAGTGCGACGTGCTGGTGATCGGCTCGGGAGCCGCGGGCCTGGCCACTGCCGTCACCGCCGCCTACCACGGGTTGCGCGTGATCGTGGTGGAAAAGGACAGCACCTTCGGCGGCGCAACCGCCTGGTCGGGTGGTTGGATGTGGGTGCCGCGCAACCCGCTGGCACGGCGCGCCGGCATCGATGAAGATCCAGCCCTGCCACGCACCTACCTGCAACATGAACTGGGGGCGCACTTCGATCCGGCGCGGGTCGACGCCTTCCTCGAAGCCGCCCCGAAGATGGTCGCGTTCTTCGAAAAACACACCCGCCTGCAATTCGCCGACGGCAATGCCATCGCCGACATCCATGGCGATACGCCGGGCGCCGGCACCGGTGGCCGCTCGGTCATCGCTGCGCCCTACGACGCACGCGAACTGGGCACGAAGCTGCTCAAGCGCCTGCGCACAACGATGCGTGAAACCTCCTTCCTGGGCATGCCGATCATGGCAGGGGCCGACCTGAGCGCCTTTCTTACGCTGACCCGGTCATGGCGTTCGCTGCTGCACGTCAGCCAGCGAGTGAGCCGACACCTGCTCGATCTGGCCTGGCACGGACGCGCCATGCAGTTGCGCAACGGTGTGGCGCTGGTGGCGCGGCTGGCCAAGTCGGCCGATGATCTGGGCTTACTGCTGTGGGAGTCGGCGCCGGTTCGACGGCTGTCGATGCAAGGTTCGCAGGTCTGCGGTGCCGTGGTCGAGACGGCCAGGGGCGAGGTCGTGATCCACGCACGCAAGGCCGTGATGCTGGCCACCGGCGGTTTCGCCAATGATATCGAGCGACGACGGACGCTGTTTCCACGAACACCCACCGGCCACGAACACCTGGCCCTGCCACCGCAGGGCGTCAATGGCGACGGCCTGCGCCTGGGCGAAACGGCCGGCGGCGAAGTGGCCACGGACCTGGCCTCGGCCGCGGCCTGGTGCCCGGTCTCGCGCGTGCCCTACCCCGATGGCAGTGTCGGCCATTTCCCGCACATCATCGAACGCGCCAAGCCCGGCATCATCGGCGTGCTGGCCAACGGCAAGCGCTTCGTCAACGAGGCGGACGGCTACTACGATTACGTCAAGGCGATGGTCGAGCATGCGCCCGGCAGCGAAGTCGCCTCCTGGCTGATCTGCAGTCATCGCTTCCAGCGCCGCTACGGACTGGGCATCTCGCGGCCCTTTCCCCTGCCGATCAAACCGCATCTGGACAGCGGCTACCTGAAAGTCGGCGACACGCTGGAAGCGCTGGCCGATGCCTGCGGCATCGACCCGCAAGGGCTGCGCCGCACGGTGGCCGACTTCAACCGGCACGCGCGGCTGGGGCAGGACCCGGCATTCGGCCGCGGCGGCAGCGCCTACAACCGCAAGCAGGGTGATGCCTTGCACCAACCCAATCCGTGCGTGGCGCCGATCGAACAGGGGCCCTTCTATGCGGTCAAGGTTGAGGCAGGCAGCTTCGGCACCTTCGCCGGGCTCAAGACCAATGAGCACGCACAGGTGCTCGATCGCCAGGGCCTGCCGATTGCCGGGCTGTACGCCGCCGGCAGCGACATGGCCAGCATCATGGGCGGCCATTACCCGGCCGGGGGCATCAACCTGGGCCCTGCCGCCACCTTCGGCTACATTGCCGCGCGACACATGGCCGGAGCGACACACGATGAATAA
- a CDS encoding aldo/keto reductase — protein sequence MQLITNAQQLKMPKLGLGTWPMLDEECTSAVIQALELGYRHIDTAAGYNNEAAVGRGLTESGVPRGDIHVTSKVWWDKLAPDAMRESFQNSLNALQSDYIDLFLIHWPGQEGWDVKAAIDTLVSFKQDGRALNIGVANFPLPLLRHVVEELNAPLAAIQVEYHVTLGQSALLDYARQHDMALTAYSPLVRNKVSQIPELQAIAKKHGVLPTQVALKWLLDQDNVAAIPKAASKANQQSNLDALKVQLDDEDRRIIAALPKDQRLVSPDFAPEWD from the coding sequence ATGCAACTCATCACCAACGCTCAACAGCTGAAGATGCCGAAACTGGGCCTGGGCACCTGGCCGATGCTCGACGAGGAATGCACCTCGGCCGTGATCCAGGCACTGGAACTGGGCTACCGGCACATCGATACCGCCGCCGGCTACAACAACGAAGCCGCCGTGGGCCGCGGCCTGACCGAATCCGGCGTGCCGCGCGGCGACATTCATGTCACCAGCAAGGTCTGGTGGGACAAGCTGGCGCCCGACGCCATGCGCGAATCGTTCCAGAACAGTCTGAACGCGCTGCAAAGCGACTACATCGACCTGTTCCTGATCCACTGGCCCGGCCAGGAGGGCTGGGATGTGAAAGCGGCCATCGACACCCTGGTGTCGTTCAAGCAGGACGGTCGTGCGCTGAACATCGGCGTGGCCAACTTTCCTCTGCCGTTGCTGCGCCATGTGGTCGAGGAGTTGAACGCGCCGTTGGCGGCCATCCAGGTGGAATACCACGTCACCCTGGGGCAGAGCGCCCTGCTCGACTACGCACGCCAGCACGACATGGCGCTGACCGCCTACAGCCCTCTGGTGCGCAACAAGGTGTCGCAGATTCCCGAGCTGCAGGCGATTGCCAAGAAGCATGGCGTGCTGCCGACCCAGGTGGCGTTGAAGTGGTTGCTGGATCAGGACAATGTCGCCGCGATCCCGAAGGCGGCCAGCAAGGCCAACCAGCAGAGCAACCTGGATGCGCTGAAGGTGCAGTTGGACGACGAAGATCGCCGGATCATTGCGGCGCTGCCCAAGGATCAGCGATTGGTGAGCCCGGATTTTGCGCCTGAGTGGGATTGA
- the pcaG gene encoding protocatechuate 3,4-dioxygenase subunit alpha — protein MPIELLKETPSQTAGPYVHIGLALAAAGIEPREHEIWNQMAKPEAPGEHILLLGNVYDGNGHLVRDSFLELWQADDQGHYHIDFDQDKPFNSFGRTATTFDAGEWTVQTIKPGVVNNAAGVPMAPHINISLFARGVNIHLHTRLYFSDEAEANAKDPVLNLIEQPARRETLVATRCEVDGKLAYRFDMRIQGEGETVFFDF, from the coding sequence ATGCCTATCGAACTGCTGAAAGAAACCCCTTCACAAACGGCCGGACCTTACGTCCACATCGGCCTGGCCCTGGCGGCAGCCGGCATCGAGCCGCGCGAGCATGAAATCTGGAACCAGATGGCCAAGCCCGAAGCGCCGGGCGAGCACATCCTGCTGCTGGGCAACGTCTACGACGGCAACGGTCACCTGGTGCGCGACTCGTTTCTGGAGCTGTGGCAGGCCGACGATCAGGGCCACTACCACATCGATTTCGACCAGGACAAACCCTTCAACAGCTTCGGCCGTACCGCCACCACCTTCGACGCCGGTGAATGGACCGTGCAGACGATCAAGCCGGGCGTGGTGAACAACGCCGCCGGCGTGCCGATGGCGCCGCACATCAACATCAGCCTGTTCGCCCGTGGGGTGAACATTCACCTGCACACGCGGCTGTATTTCAGCGACGAGGCCGAAGCCAACGCCAAGGACCCGGTGCTGAACCTGATCGAACAGCCGGCGCGGCGCGAGACGCTGGTGGCGACTCGCTGCGAGGTGGATGGCAAGCTGGCGTATCGCTTCGATATGCGCATCCAGGGAGAAGGGGAGACGGTGTTTTTCGATTTCTGA
- the pcaH gene encoding protocatechuate 3,4-dioxygenase subunit beta, whose protein sequence is MSSQDSSRFIIRDRNWHPKALTPDYKTSTMRSPRQALVSIPQSASESTGPNFAHLKFGEFDNDLLLNYNHGGLPIGERIILAGRVCDQFGKPIPNTLVEMWQANAGGRYRHKNDRYLAPLDPNFGGVGRTLTDGEGYYSFRTIKPGPYPWRNGPNDWRPAHVHFSISGPSIATKLITQLYFEGDPLIPMCPIVKSINDPEAVQSLIARLDMANANPMDCLAYRFDIVLRGQRKTHFENR, encoded by the coding sequence ATGTCTTCCCAAGACAGCAGTCGCTTCATCATCCGTGATCGCAACTGGCACCCCAAAGCCCTGACGCCGGACTACAAGACCTCGACCATGCGCTCGCCCCGCCAGGCGCTGGTGAGCATTCCGCAGTCGGCCAGTGAAAGCACCGGCCCCAACTTCGCCCACCTCAAGTTCGGCGAGTTCGACAACGACCTGCTGCTGAACTACAACCATGGCGGCTTGCCGATCGGCGAGCGGATCATCCTGGCCGGGCGCGTCTGCGACCAGTTCGGCAAGCCCATTCCCAATACCTTGGTAGAAATGTGGCAGGCCAACGCCGGTGGCCGTTATCGGCACAAGAACGACCGTTACCTGGCGCCCCTGGACCCCAACTTCGGTGGCGTCGGCCGTACGCTGACCGACGGCGAGGGCTACTACAGTTTCCGCACCATCAAGCCGGGTCCGTACCCATGGCGCAACGGGCCGAACGACTGGCGCCCGGCCCATGTGCATTTCTCCATCAGTGGCCCATCGATCGCCACCAAGCTGATCACCCAGCTGTATTTCGAAGGCGACCCGCTGATTCCGATGTGCCCCATAGTCAAGTCGATCAACGACCCCGAGGCGGTGCAGAGCCTGATCGCCAGGCTGGACATGGCCAACGCCAATCCGATGGATTGCCTGGCCTACCGTTTCGACATCGTGCTGCGCGGCCAGCGCAAGACTCACTTCGAAAACCGCTGA
- the ypfJ gene encoding KPN_02809 family neutral zinc metallopeptidase yields the protein MLWKKGRRSDNVVDARGDGGGSGGGGMRIGGKGLSLTAVVLIVGFGLLTGQDPMQILGELTGQSQQAAPVDTSQRKAPPANDEQAEFVSTVLGDTEDTWKQIFQQGGQTYKEPKLVLFSGQVQSACGHATAASGPFYCPADQQVYLDMAFFREMSQRFGAAGDFAQAYVIAHEVGHHVQTLLGVSDQVQQARQSGQRMEGANGLLVRQELQADCFAGVWAFNGQKRLNWLEPGDIEEALNAANAIGDDRLQQQGQGRVVPDSFTHGTSAQRVRWFKAGFAQGQIDQCDTFGAKSL from the coding sequence ATGTTATGGAAGAAAGGCCGACGCAGCGATAACGTCGTGGATGCCCGCGGTGACGGTGGCGGCAGTGGCGGCGGCGGGATGCGCATAGGCGGCAAGGGCCTGAGCCTGACCGCAGTGGTGCTGATCGTTGGCTTCGGCCTGCTGACCGGCCAGGATCCCATGCAGATCCTCGGCGAACTGACCGGCCAAAGCCAGCAGGCGGCGCCGGTGGACACCAGCCAACGCAAGGCGCCACCGGCCAATGACGAGCAGGCCGAATTCGTCAGCACGGTACTGGGCGACACCGAGGACACCTGGAAGCAGATCTTCCAGCAAGGCGGGCAGACGTACAAAGAGCCGAAACTGGTGCTGTTCAGCGGCCAGGTGCAGTCGGCCTGCGGCCATGCCACGGCAGCCAGCGGACCGTTCTACTGCCCGGCCGACCAGCAGGTGTACCTGGACATGGCGTTCTTCCGCGAGATGTCGCAGCGTTTCGGCGCCGCAGGGGACTTCGCTCAGGCCTATGTGATCGCGCACGAGGTGGGCCATCATGTGCAGACCTTGCTGGGCGTATCCGACCAGGTTCAGCAAGCGCGCCAGAGTGGCCAGCGCATGGAAGGCGCCAACGGCTTGCTGGTGCGTCAGGAACTGCAGGCCGACTGCTTCGCCGGGGTCTGGGCGTTCAACGGGCAGAAGCGTCTGAACTGGCTGGAGCCGGGTGACATCGAAGAAGCCCTGAACGCGGCCAACGCCATCGGTGACGACCGCCTGCAACAGCAGGGCCAGGGCCGTGTGGTGCCTGACTCGTTCACCCACGGCACCTCGGCGCAGCGCGTGCGCTGGTTCAAGGCCGGGTTTGCTCAGGGTCAGATCGACCAGTGCGATACGTTCGGCGCCAAGAGTCTCTGA
- a CDS encoding HAD family hydrolase, producing the protein MSLARVRHWVFDLDGTLTVAVHDFAAIRRHLQIPPEADILGHLAALPAHESKAKHAWLLEHERALAVASTAAPGAVELVRELAGRGHRLGILTRNARELAHISLQAIGIADCFQPDDVLGRDEAAHKPDPAGLLHLAGAWRVRHPDMVMVGDHQMDLQAGRAAGTATVLVNQPENLWPELADWHAPDCTHLRNLI; encoded by the coding sequence ATGAGCCTGGCCCGCGTCCGTCACTGGGTGTTCGATCTGGACGGCACCCTGACCGTGGCCGTGCACGACTTCGCCGCCATTCGCCGTCATCTGCAGATTCCGCCCGAGGCCGACATCCTCGGCCACCTGGCTGCCTTGCCGGCCCATGAGTCGAAAGCCAAGCACGCCTGGTTGCTCGAACACGAGCGGGCCCTGGCCGTGGCCTCGACGGCGGCGCCTGGAGCGGTGGAGCTGGTGCGTGAGCTGGCCGGTCGTGGTCATCGCCTGGGGATTCTCACCCGCAATGCGCGGGAGCTGGCGCATATCAGCCTGCAAGCAATCGGCATCGCCGACTGTTTCCAGCCGGACGATGTGCTGGGCCGCGACGAAGCCGCGCACAAGCCAGACCCGGCCGGTCTGCTACACCTGGCCGGCGCCTGGCGCGTGCGCCATCCGGACATGGTCATGGTGGGCGATCATCAAATGGATCTGCAGGCAGGCCGAGCGGCCGGTACCGCCACGGTGCTGGTGAACCAGCCGGAGAACCTCTGGCCGGAACTGGCGGACTGGCATGCGCCGGACTGCACGCACCTGCGCAACCTGATCTGA
- the tesB gene encoding acyl-CoA thioesterase II, whose amino-acid sequence MSHVLDDLVELLSLEPIEENLFRGRSQDLGFRQLFGGQVLGQSLSAASQTVEPDRHVHSLHGYFLRPGDAQLPVVYMVDRVRDGGSFSTRRVTAVQKGQPIFTGTTSFQYDEEGFAHQSAMPDVVGPENLPTELELMQQVAHLIPAHMRDKLLCAKPIEMRPVAERDPYNPSPTDPIKYIWFRADGALAQTPALHKYVMAYASDFNLLTTSLLPHGKSVWHRDMQIASLDHSLWFHGNLVADDWLLYALDSPWAGNARGFARGSVYNRAGQLVASSAQEGLIRHRQDWS is encoded by the coding sequence ATGAGCCATGTGTTGGACGATCTGGTCGAGCTGTTGAGCCTGGAACCCATCGAAGAAAACCTGTTTCGCGGTCGCAGCCAGGACCTGGGCTTTCGGCAGCTGTTCGGCGGCCAGGTACTCGGCCAGTCACTGTCGGCTGCCAGCCAGACGGTCGAGCCCGATCGCCACGTGCACTCCCTGCATGGCTACTTCCTGCGCCCCGGCGATGCGCAGTTACCCGTGGTGTACATGGTCGACAGGGTGCGTGACGGGGGCAGCTTCAGCACCCGCCGGGTCACGGCGGTGCAGAAGGGCCAGCCCATCTTCACCGGTACCACCTCGTTCCAGTACGACGAAGAGGGCTTTGCTCACCAGAGCGCGATGCCCGACGTGGTCGGCCCGGAAAACCTGCCCACCGAGCTTGAGCTGATGCAGCAGGTCGCCCATCTGATCCCTGCGCACATGCGCGACAAGCTGCTGTGCGCCAAACCCATCGAGATGCGTCCGGTGGCCGAGCGTGATCCGTACAATCCATCGCCAACCGACCCGATCAAGTACATCTGGTTTCGCGCCGACGGTGCCCTGGCGCAGACCCCGGCCTTGCATAAGTACGTCATGGCCTACGCTTCCGACTTCAACCTGCTGACCACCTCGCTGCTGCCCCACGGCAAATCGGTCTGGCATCGCGACATGCAGATCGCCAGCCTCGACCATTCGCTGTGGTTCCATGGCAACCTAGTCGCCGACGACTGGCTGCTGTATGCCCTGGACAGCCCCTGGGCGGGCAACGCACGGGGCTTTGCCCGCGGCAGCGTGTACAACCGCGCCGGCCAGTTGGTGGCGTCCTCGGCCCAGGAAGGTCTGATCCGTCATCGGCAGGACTGGTCATGA
- a CDS encoding GNAT family N-acetyltransferase, whose amino-acid sequence MKQILQLESARLILRQWRDSDLPAFADLCADPRVMRYFPETLGRLQSAEVIGRARGHFAELGYGLWALERKDSGQFIGFTGLGQVGFDAPFAPATEIGWRLAYEHWGLGFASEAAWTCLACAFDRLGLEEVVAFTAVANASSEKVMQSIGMQRDVEGDFDHPNLPGHELQRHMLYRITQDQWQHNR is encoded by the coding sequence ATGAAACAGATCCTCCAACTTGAAAGTGCGCGACTGATCCTACGTCAGTGGCGTGACAGCGATTTGCCCGCGTTTGCCGACCTGTGCGCGGATCCGCGGGTCATGCGTTACTTTCCCGAAACCCTGGGGCGTTTGCAGAGCGCCGAAGTGATCGGTCGCGCACGCGGTCATTTCGCCGAATTGGGCTATGGCCTGTGGGCGCTGGAGCGCAAGGACAGCGGGCAGTTCATCGGCTTCACCGGCTTGGGGCAGGTGGGCTTCGACGCCCCCTTCGCGCCGGCCACCGAGATCGGCTGGCGCCTGGCCTATGAGCACTGGGGCCTGGGTTTCGCCAGCGAAGCGGCCTGGACCTGCCTGGCTTGCGCCTTCGACAGGCTGGGGCTGGAAGAGGTCGTGGCGTTCACCGCGGTGGCGAACGCGTCGTCCGAAAAGGTGATGCAGTCCATCGGCATGCAGCGCGATGTGGAGGGTGATTTTGACCATCCGAACCTGCCAGGGCACGAGTTGCAGCGGCACATGCTGTACCGCATCACCCAGGACCAGTGGCAGCACAACCGGTAG
- a CDS encoding GntR family transcriptional regulator, producing MNDTSLCPPRSLGESITQEIRRMLVEGELVPGQRLSEAALAETLQISRNTLREAFRGLTREGLLKHEPNRGVTVAVPDMASIIDIYRVRRFIECQALAQGYPLHPGTVRMREAVAMGQQASEAKDWKAVGTANMMFHKAVVELADSPRLEAFYAQISAELRLAFGLLDDPRFLHMPYLDMNGSILHCLEEGRAEEATQLLEAYLVRSERTVLAAYERSTRR from the coding sequence ATGAACGACACCTCGCTGTGCCCCCCTCGTTCGCTGGGTGAATCCATCACCCAGGAGATTCGCAGAATGCTGGTGGAAGGCGAGTTGGTTCCCGGCCAGCGCCTGTCCGAGGCCGCGCTGGCGGAAACCCTGCAGATCTCGCGCAACACCTTGCGCGAGGCCTTCAGAGGCCTGACCCGTGAAGGTTTGCTCAAGCACGAGCCGAACCGTGGGGTGACCGTGGCGGTGCCGGACATGGCCTCGATCATCGACATCTACCGGGTCCGCCGTTTCATCGAGTGCCAGGCCCTTGCCCAAGGCTATCCGCTGCACCCCGGCACCGTGCGCATGCGCGAAGCGGTCGCCATGGGCCAGCAGGCCAGCGAGGCCAAGGACTGGAAAGCCGTGGGCACGGCCAACATGATGTTCCACAAGGCGGTGGTGGAGTTGGCCGACAGCCCCCGATTGGAGGCGTTCTACGCGCAGATCTCGGCCGAATTGCGACTGGCCTTCGGCCTGCTCGATGACCCGCGGTTTCTGCACATGCCCTACCTGGACATGAACGGCTCCATCCTGCACTGCTTGGAAGAGGGGCGTGCCGAGGAGGCCACGCAGTTGCTCGAAGCGTACCTGGTACGCTCGGAACGCACCGTGCTCGCGGCGTACGAGCGCAGCACCCGGCGATAG